The window CGTCCGGCTTGTCGGCAAAGGATACGGATACCACCTGCAGGCGGGGTTCCTGTGCCTGCAGCTCGGCGATGATCTCGCCGGTGTATTCGGCCATGGCCTCCGGCAGGGGCCTGTCCAGAAAGCGCATGCGCACGCCGAAGGTGCGGTCAAGCGGCACGGTGCCCTTGGTTGTGCCAAGGATGTTGCGGGCGTTCTGCAGAATTTCCGCAACGCCGGTGGCTCCTATGATCTGGCGGGTGGTTTTGCGCATATCGATGAGGAACATCAGCAATACTCCTTCAGGCTTACGGACAGGTCTGCCGCCATGAGAACACCCTTGGGGCCGTGTGTCCGTTCGGCGACATCCACATCAACCAGTACAAAGGTGCCGAGGTTGCGCCCGCCGATAACAAGCGGATAGGCCTTGCCGGATTCCTGCACGGACTCCATCGCTGCAATACGCTGGGCAGGGGCGGAGAACGC is drawn from Desulfovibrio mangrovi and contains these coding sequences:
- a CDS encoding GPW/gp25 family protein, coding for MFLIDMRKTTRQIIGATGVAEILQNARNILGTTKGTVPLDRTFGVRMRFLDRPLPEAMAEYTGEIIAELQAQEPRLQVVSVSFADKPDDAVEGRLYPLVTISIQGA